A part of Chitinimonas koreensis genomic DNA contains:
- a CDS encoding acyl-CoA dehydrogenase family protein yields the protein MSLELAQTALAPPSDRSQALADWLRDYARRRIHSRLIDERRCIPPHVALDFGNRGLLGMQVPAGQGGLLGLDHQEYFWLLRQLGAIDFTLAAFVGLNNCLGVRPILRFGNPAMRERYLPDLARGRILGAFAVTEAGAGSNPAGIAAVAQRQANGFVLSGEKWWSGSAQWAGVINVVARHHDTAGRHCGFVALCVDGDQPGLRQGEEALTLGLRGMVQNQLHFDAAAIGADRVLGSPYAGMSVAADTMGYGRLAIAAVAGGAVWRLLQLMVRYTSRRRVGETLLYGNDHVQAVILEHWRAASALDLLVRRIGIALDGGASLPPEVHAAAKLVATELLWAAADAAMQLLGGRAYCENNPVAQIWRDARITRVFEGPSETIASYLGQQLLREPSALLQHLQTRHAGQAAQLQAIADCCRAQDAEPSARGLVALGEAAAWTVLAAYVEPAPELAGWLGAKRAAAAERLLAPAEAALPDADLLAALIDRQAGLVRQMRAGEQRELDPYLFD from the coding sequence ATGTCGCTTGAACTGGCCCAAACCGCGCTGGCGCCGCCGTCGGACCGCAGCCAGGCGCTGGCCGACTGGCTGCGCGATTACGCCCGCCGCCGCATCCACTCGCGCCTGATCGACGAGCGGCGCTGCATCCCGCCCCACGTGGCGCTCGACTTCGGCAACCGCGGCCTGCTGGGCATGCAGGTGCCGGCCGGGCAAGGCGGCCTGCTCGGCCTCGACCACCAGGAATATTTCTGGCTCCTGCGTCAGCTCGGCGCCATCGACTTCACGCTGGCGGCCTTCGTCGGCCTCAACAACTGCCTCGGCGTGCGGCCGATCCTGCGCTTCGGCAACCCGGCCATGCGCGAGCGCTACCTGCCCGACCTGGCCCGCGGCCGCATCCTCGGCGCCTTCGCCGTCACCGAGGCCGGCGCCGGCTCCAACCCGGCCGGCATCGCCGCGGTGGCGCAGCGGCAAGCGAACGGCTTCGTGCTGTCGGGCGAGAAATGGTGGTCCGGCTCGGCCCAGTGGGCCGGCGTGATCAACGTGGTCGCGCGCCACCACGATACCGCCGGCCGCCACTGCGGCTTCGTCGCGCTGTGCGTCGACGGCGACCAGCCGGGCCTGCGCCAGGGCGAGGAGGCGCTCACCCTGGGCCTGCGCGGCATGGTGCAGAACCAGCTGCATTTCGACGCCGCCGCGATCGGCGCCGACCGCGTGCTGGGCAGCCCCTATGCCGGCATGTCGGTGGCGGCCGACACCATGGGCTACGGCCGGCTGGCCATCGCCGCGGTCGCCGGCGGCGCGGTCTGGCGCCTGCTGCAGCTGATGGTGCGCTACACCAGCCGGCGCCGCGTGGGCGAGACGCTGCTGTACGGCAACGACCACGTCCAGGCGGTGATCCTCGAACACTGGCGCGCCGCCAGCGCGCTCGACCTGCTGGTGCGCCGCATCGGCATCGCGCTCGACGGCGGTGCGTCCTTGCCCCCCGAGGTCCACGCCGCCGCCAAGCTGGTCGCCACCGAGCTGCTGTGGGCCGCGGCCGACGCCGCCATGCAGCTGCTCGGCGGCCGCGCCTACTGCGAGAACAACCCGGTCGCCCAGATCTGGCGCGACGCGCGCATCACCCGGGTGTTCGAAGGCCCGAGCGAGACCATCGCCAGCTACCTGGGCCAGCAGTTGCTGCGCGAACCCTCGGCCCTGCTGCAGCACCTGCAGACGCGGCATGCCGGCCAGGCCGCGCAATTGCAGGCCATCGCCGACTGCTGCCGCGCCCAGGACGCCGAGCCGTCGGCCCGCGGCCTGGTCGCGCTGGGCGAAGCGGCCGCCTGGACCGTGCTGGCCGCCTACGTCGAACCGGCGCCCGAGTTGGCCGGCTGGCTCGGCGCCAAGCGCGCCGCGGCGGCCGAGCGCCTGCTGGCGCCGGCCGAAGCGGCGCTGCCCGACGCCGACCTGCTGGCCGCGCTGATCGACCGGCAAGCCGGCCTGGTCCGCCAGATGCGCGCCGGCGAGCAGCGCGAGCTCGATCCTTATCTATTCGACTGA
- a CDS encoding SDR family NAD(P)-dependent oxidoreductase has protein sequence MILVTGASGCVGANLVHALVAAGEPVAALLLPGDPAPALRTLGDRIERRSGDVRDPDSLRRAMAGIDAVYHAAGVASPRPADEARMWAVNVDGTRNLLEAARQAGVARVVHVSSIAAVGYPDGCVDETAAYNGADIAFAYMHGKHAAEREVAAAVARGLNAVSVCPAAVIAPYCDRRDGWGRIMLDVAARRMAFCPPGGIAYIGAADLVAGMQAAMRHGRRGERYLLASGNAGYRELIDCFAAAAAVAPPGWTAPRPLLRGAARLLRAIEPVSRRCLPQMRLSSGVLDLLWRQKHYRTDKAARELGFAASQTLQSAVAETWRWLATEQQGAAHVA, from the coding sequence ATGATCCTGGTCACCGGCGCCAGCGGCTGCGTCGGCGCCAACCTGGTCCACGCGCTGGTCGCGGCCGGCGAGCCGGTGGCCGCGCTGCTGCTGCCCGGCGACCCGGCGCCGGCCTTGCGCACGCTCGGCGACCGCATCGAGCGCCGCAGCGGCGACGTGCGCGATCCCGACTCGCTGCGGCGGGCCATGGCCGGCATCGATGCGGTCTACCACGCCGCCGGCGTCGCCTCGCCGCGGCCGGCCGACGAAGCGCGCATGTGGGCGGTCAACGTCGACGGCACCCGCAACCTGCTGGAAGCCGCGCGGCAGGCCGGCGTGGCGCGGGTGGTGCACGTCTCCTCGATCGCCGCGGTCGGCTATCCCGACGGTTGCGTCGACGAAACGGCCGCCTACAACGGCGCCGACATCGCCTTCGCCTACATGCACGGCAAGCATGCCGCCGAGCGCGAAGTGGCCGCCGCGGTGGCGCGCGGGCTCAACGCGGTATCGGTCTGCCCGGCCGCCGTCATCGCGCCCTACTGCGACCGCCGCGACGGCTGGGGCCGGATCATGCTCGACGTGGCCGCGCGCCGCATGGCCTTCTGCCCGCCCGGCGGCATCGCCTATATCGGCGCGGCAGACCTGGTCGCCGGCATGCAGGCCGCCATGCGGCACGGCCGCCGCGGCGAACGCTACCTGCTGGCCAGCGGCAATGCCGGCTACCGCGAACTGATCGACTGCTTCGCCGCCGCCGCCGCGGTGGCGCCGCCGGGCTGGACCGCGCCGCGTCCGCTGCTGCGCGGCGCCGCCCGCCTGCTGCGCGCGATCGAGCCGGTGAGCCGGCGCTGCCTGCCGCAGATGCGGCTGTCGTCCGGCGTGCTCGACCTGCTGTGGCGGCAGAAGCACTACCGCACCGACAAGGCCGCGCGCGAACTCGGCTTCGCCGCGAGCCAGACGCTGCAATCGGCGGTGGCCGAGACCTGGCGCTGGCTGGCCACAGAACAGCAAGGAGCGGCCCATGTCGCTTGA
- a CDS encoding beta-ketoacyl-[acyl-carrier-protein] synthase family protein yields MWRGLAEGRGAIGEVPWLREAKTQYRHGGGLLDYAPDAHFSASEQMLFDRATQFALLACDQAWRQAGLQLTEQQAARTAVYIGTAVGGSDALDAVYRDLYRDDCLTLPPLTVPRAMANAAASHIGLRYKLRGPSLTISTACASSTQAIGEAFRLLRHGAIHAAVAGGTDACLNPLVWRAWESIRAMAPDTCRPFSKGRRGMVLGEGAGVLVMETLESARARGAPILAEVLGYSANCDAGDIVKPSETGAARAMREALQDAELPPGQVDYVNAHGTGTLLNDRVETAAIRRVLGEQADRIVASSVKSAIGHLMGAAGAVELIAGLMAFERDLLPPTLNHQEADPECDLDCAPNAPRAQRVNTLLKNSFAFGGLNTSLVLRRPEVAA; encoded by the coding sequence TTGTGGCGCGGCCTGGCCGAGGGCCGCGGCGCCATCGGCGAAGTGCCGTGGCTGCGGGAGGCGAAGACCCAGTACCGCCACGGCGGCGGCCTGCTCGACTACGCGCCCGACGCGCACTTCAGCGCCTCCGAGCAGATGCTGTTCGACCGCGCCACCCAGTTCGCCCTGCTCGCCTGCGATCAGGCCTGGCGCCAGGCCGGCCTGCAGCTCACCGAGCAGCAGGCGGCGCGCACCGCCGTCTACATCGGCACCGCGGTCGGCGGCAGCGACGCGCTCGACGCGGTCTACCGCGACCTCTACCGCGACGATTGCCTGACCCTGCCGCCCTTGACCGTGCCGCGCGCCATGGCCAACGCCGCCGCCAGCCACATCGGCCTGCGCTACAAGCTGCGCGGCCCGTCGCTGACCATCTCGACCGCCTGCGCCTCCTCGACCCAGGCGATCGGCGAGGCCTTCCGCCTGCTGCGCCACGGCGCCATCCACGCCGCCGTCGCCGGCGGCACCGACGCCTGCCTCAATCCGCTGGTCTGGCGCGCCTGGGAATCGATCCGCGCCATGGCGCCCGATACCTGCCGGCCGTTCTCCAAGGGCCGCCGCGGCATGGTGCTCGGCGAAGGCGCCGGCGTGCTGGTGATGGAAACGCTCGAATCGGCCCGCGCGCGCGGCGCCCCCATCCTGGCCGAAGTGCTCGGCTATTCCGCCAACTGCGACGCCGGCGACATCGTCAAGCCGTCCGAGACCGGCGCGGCGCGGGCGATGCGCGAAGCGCTGCAGGACGCCGAGCTGCCGCCCGGCCAAGTCGACTACGTCAACGCCCATGGCACCGGCACGCTGCTGAACGACCGGGTCGAGACCGCGGCGATCCGCCGGGTGCTCGGCGAGCAGGCCGACCGCATCGTGGCCTCGTCGGTGAAATCGGCCATCGGCCACCTGATGGGCGCGGCCGGCGCGGTCGAGCTGATCGCCGGCCTGATGGCGTTCGAGCGCGACCTGCTGCCGCCGACGCTGAACCACCAGGAAGCCGACCCGGAATGCGACCTCGACTGCGCGCCCAACGCGCCGCGCGCGCAGCGGGTGAACACCCTGCTGAAGAACTCCTTCGCCTTCGGCGGGCTGAACACCTCGCTGGTGCTGCGCCGGCCGGAGGTGGCGGCATGA
- a CDS encoding acyl carrier protein has protein sequence MNTITLESQVLDLVAATANLDRTLLAPELTVEELGMDSLDVLRLTYAIEKHFRISLSAYSHTDVTSLARLVEILRHETAPRAAAQP, from the coding sequence ATGAATACCATCACGCTCGAATCCCAGGTCCTCGACCTGGTCGCCGCCACCGCCAACCTCGACCGCACCCTGCTCGCCCCCGAGCTGACCGTCGAGGAACTCGGCATGGACTCGCTCGACGTCCTGCGCCTCACCTACGCGATCGAAAAGCACTTCCGCATCAGCCTGTCGGCCTACAGCCATACCGACGTGACCTCGCTGGCGCGGCTGGTCGAGATCCTGCGGCACGAGACCGCCCCGCGCGCGGCGGCCCAGCCATGA
- a CDS encoding outer membrane lipoprotein-sorting protein has product MNKRIGMLPALLLALPGWAADATALMKESDRRIKAPDETVQYDMELYDGDKLVHSRKLLRLDKQMDGKNSTLIRFQAPAAVKNVGLLIEDTGAAINDIWSYTPATKSLRRIAGAQKQNWFMGTEFTYEDFEDYKLKSYRFEQVDTLAPCLRWAKCAVIEATPNPGAEAQASGYGKKRYYIEQASQYPVQIEYFDRQGALAKRLTTESLKSYGSYSRPQAQTMWNAANNRKTRMVVTELTIKPGLVDSQFTQRALRNEE; this is encoded by the coding sequence ATGAACAAGCGCATAGGGATGCTGCCGGCGCTGCTGCTGGCGCTGCCTGGCTGGGCCGCCGACGCCACGGCGCTGATGAAGGAATCGGACAGGCGCATCAAGGCGCCCGACGAAACGGTGCAGTACGACATGGAGCTGTACGACGGCGACAAGCTGGTGCACAGCCGCAAGCTGTTGCGGCTGGACAAGCAGATGGACGGCAAGAACAGCACGCTGATCCGATTCCAGGCGCCGGCGGCGGTGAAGAACGTCGGCCTGCTGATCGAGGACACGGGCGCGGCGATCAACGACATCTGGTCCTACACGCCGGCCACCAAGTCGCTGCGGCGCATCGCCGGCGCGCAGAAGCAGAACTGGTTCATGGGCACCGAGTTCACCTACGAGGACTTCGAGGACTACAAGCTCAAGTCCTACCGCTTCGAGCAGGTCGACACGCTGGCGCCCTGCCTGCGCTGGGCCAAGTGCGCGGTGATCGAAGCGACCCCCAACCCCGGCGCCGAGGCGCAGGCCTCGGGCTACGGCAAGAAGCGCTACTACATCGAGCAGGCCAGCCAATACCCGGTGCAGATCGAGTATTTCGACCGCCAGGGCGCGCTGGCCAAGCGCCTGACCACCGAGAGCCTGAAGAGCTACGGCAGCTATTCGCGGCCGCAGGCTCAGACCATGTGGAACGCGGCCAACAACCGCAAGACGCGGATGGTGGTGACCGAGCTGACGATCAAGCCGGGATTGGTGGACAGCCAGTTCACGCAGCGGGCGTTGCGGAACGAGGAGTGA
- a CDS encoding ABC transporter permease: MKALLHNLPLTHVGRSILRIRYRLLVIAMICASTFGVLVGAYSAIDSLFITVERIQSKADMADLELLFAPDDAKNLPDFAALPGVSAQAHRLVMSGQATLGAQGTVSSLLIAAQPELFGRINKLTVLDGRLPGADRVDEVALERNCAAHYGKRVGDRLNLRVGYVDYPLTVRGIVESPEYLIAPLNPSVYVPTNGSLCVMFGVETLLHDKLGFPAVNSVLLRLDGSRSAEAMKAAALELAQTRLSVDYALTRQEQFSQKFLELDLNTFKVFLPTVVLIFALSSILVVFFLMYQWIKEERPLIAMLLTLGYGRRQLIVAYLLPALAIVALALAMGLFLAGFDMWAFGSNYGRAIGMPEPTLRLQWSYIAGACALTVSTVGLGMFFPIRSMIRIAPIDALRDLNAQADHHPSWLIRAAQKVRGPFWLKYSLRNLIRSWQVSAVSILAVAASLAVTISFYVSLTSMERTAIGSVASDRWHAVVDLDAPLWMDEIGRLRDAIPASRWSPFVKGGAQVVSAHRSDNAYLLGIVPADKVRNVNLIAGRELQAGDGDAVILERRLAVDHQAAVGDTITLKVRGADYPARIVGIHSSAVPGEVVAPRAFAQRMLSLDDQFTGAFLVEPAPTARETAALYGVRGVVRVTGKDEIVAAILSISGHIWKIIHLSALMSIGVSALFVLTSITFTIMGRRGEYGMLRIIGHRNAMVTGIVLTEAALMAVIASLLAIPLGQVLGDVLNDRLTYVWFKVNTQSSVLDFLRVIGPALVLVPLAALPTIRNIFGIAPVDILKERKFG; this comes from the coding sequence TTGAAAGCCCTCCTCCACAACCTGCCGCTGACCCACGTCGGCCGCTCGATCCTGCGCATCCGCTATCGCCTGCTGGTGATCGCGATGATCTGCGCCTCGACCTTCGGCGTGCTGGTCGGCGCCTATTCGGCCATCGACAGCCTGTTCATCACCGTCGAACGCATCCAGTCCAAGGCCGACATGGCCGACCTCGAACTGCTGTTCGCGCCGGACGACGCCAAGAACCTGCCCGACTTCGCCGCGCTGCCCGGCGTGAGCGCGCAGGCGCACCGGCTGGTGATGAGCGGCCAGGCCACGCTCGGCGCGCAGGGCACGGTGTCCTCGCTGCTGATCGCGGCCCAGCCCGAATTGTTCGGCCGCATCAACAAGCTGACCGTGCTCGACGGCCGCCTGCCCGGCGCCGACCGGGTCGACGAGGTCGCACTGGAGCGCAACTGCGCCGCCCACTACGGCAAGCGAGTGGGCGACCGGCTGAACCTGCGGGTCGGCTACGTCGACTACCCGCTGACCGTGCGCGGCATCGTCGAGAGCCCGGAATACCTGATCGCGCCGCTGAACCCGAGCGTCTACGTGCCTACCAACGGCTCGCTGTGCGTGATGTTCGGGGTGGAGACGCTGCTGCACGACAAGCTCGGCTTCCCCGCCGTCAACAGCGTGCTGCTGCGGCTGGACGGCAGCCGCAGCGCCGAGGCGATGAAGGCCGCGGCGCTCGAGCTGGCGCAGACCCGGCTGTCGGTCGACTACGCGCTCACCCGGCAGGAGCAGTTCAGCCAGAAGTTCCTCGAGCTGGACCTCAACACCTTCAAGGTCTTCCTGCCCACGGTGGTGCTGATCTTCGCGCTGTCGTCGATCCTGGTGGTGTTCTTCCTGATGTACCAGTGGATCAAGGAAGAGCGGCCGCTGATCGCCATGCTGCTGACGCTGGGGTATGGCCGCCGGCAGCTGATCGTGGCCTACCTGCTGCCGGCGCTGGCGATCGTGGCGCTGGCGCTGGCGATGGGCCTGTTCCTGGCCGGCTTCGACATGTGGGCCTTCGGCTCCAACTACGGCCGCGCCATCGGCATGCCCGAGCCGACGCTGCGGCTGCAATGGTCCTATATCGCCGGCGCCTGCGCGCTGACGGTGAGCACGGTCGGCCTCGGCATGTTCTTCCCGATCCGCTCGATGATCCGCATCGCGCCGATCGACGCGCTGCGCGACCTCAACGCGCAGGCCGACCACCACCCGAGCTGGCTGATCCGCGCCGCGCAGAAGGTGCGCGGGCCGTTCTGGCTCAAGTACTCGCTGCGCAACCTGATCCGCAGCTGGCAGGTGTCGGCGGTGTCGATCCTGGCGGTGGCGGCCAGCCTGGCGGTGACCATCTCGTTCTACGTCTCGCTGACCTCGATGGAGCGCACCGCCATCGGCAGCGTGGCCAGCGACCGCTGGCACGCGGTGGTCGACCTCGACGCACCGTTGTGGATGGACGAGATCGGCCGGCTGCGCGATGCGATCCCGGCCAGCCGCTGGTCGCCCTTCGTCAAGGGCGGCGCCCAGGTGGTCAGCGCCCACCGCAGCGACAACGCCTACTTGCTCGGCATCGTGCCCGCCGACAAGGTGCGCAACGTCAACCTGATCGCCGGACGCGAATTGCAGGCCGGCGACGGCGACGCGGTGATCCTGGAGCGGCGGCTGGCGGTCGACCACCAGGCGGCGGTCGGCGACACCATCACGCTCAAGGTACGCGGCGCCGACTACCCGGCGCGCATCGTCGGCATCCATTCGAGCGCAGTGCCGGGCGAGGTGGTGGCGCCGCGCGCCTTCGCCCAGCGCATGCTGTCGCTGGACGACCAGTTCACCGGCGCCTTCCTGGTCGAACCGGCGCCGACGGCGCGCGAGACCGCGGCGCTGTACGGCGTGCGCGGCGTGGTGCGCGTCACCGGCAAGGACGAGATCGTGGCGGCCATCCTCAGCATCAGCGGCCACATCTGGAAAATCATCCACCTGTCGGCGCTGATGAGCATCGGCGTGTCGGCGCTGTTCGTGCTCACCAGCATCACCTTCACCATCATGGGCCGCCGCGGCGAGTACGGGATGCTGCGGATCATCGGCCACCGCAACGCCATGGTCACCGGCATCGTGCTGACCGAAGCGGCGCTGATGGCCGTCATCGCCTCGCTGCTGGCCATCCCGCTGGGCCAGGTGCTGGGCGACGTGCTCAACGACCGGCTCACCTACGTCTGGTTCAAGGTCAACACCCAGTCCAGCGTGCTGGACTTCCTGCGGGTGATCGGCCCGGCCCTGGTGCTGGTGCCGCTGGCCGCGCTGCCGACCATCCGCAACATCTTCGGCATCGCCCCGGTGGACATACTCAAGGAAAGGAAATTCGGATGA
- a CDS encoding ABC transporter ATP-binding protein: MSDSIIRISKVSKHYTVGDAQTAVLQDVDLNVPRGDIVVIRGMSGSGKTTLLNAMGGLDTVDQGEVEVAGLPLHRMSFTELTRFRAEKVGFVFQFHNLIPTLTVQENVLSGLEAMRPLQRGDAAKAREYLARVGLAGHEDKFPARLSGGQQQRVAIARALVKEPAVVLADEPTGSLDEATGNAVMNLLRELQTEKKTTVVIVTHNPELAPHANSVYEMRSGRLQTRVEG; the protein is encoded by the coding sequence ATGAGCGATTCGATCATCCGGATTTCCAAGGTCTCCAAGCACTACACGGTCGGCGATGCGCAGACCGCGGTGCTGCAGGACGTCGACCTGAACGTGCCGCGCGGCGACATCGTCGTGATCCGCGGCATGTCCGGCTCGGGCAAGACCACCCTGCTCAACGCCATGGGCGGGCTCGACACGGTCGACCAGGGCGAGGTCGAGGTGGCCGGCCTGCCGTTGCACCGCATGAGCTTCACCGAGCTGACGCGCTTCCGCGCCGAGAAGGTCGGCTTCGTGTTCCAGTTCCACAACCTGATCCCGACGCTGACGGTGCAGGAGAACGTGCTGTCCGGCCTCGAAGCGATGCGGCCGCTGCAGCGCGGCGACGCCGCGAAGGCACGCGAATACCTGGCGCGGGTCGGCCTGGCCGGCCACGAGGACAAGTTCCCGGCGCGGCTGTCGGGCGGTCAGCAGCAGCGCGTGGCGATCGCCCGCGCGCTGGTCAAGGAGCCGGCGGTGGTGCTGGCCGACGAGCCGACCGGCAGCCTCGACGAGGCGACCGGCAACGCGGTGATGAACCTGCTGCGCGAGCTGCAGACCGAGAAGAAGACCACGGTGGTCATCGTCACCCACAACCCCGAGCTGGCGCCGCACGCCAACAGCGTCTACGAGATGCGCTCGGGCCGGCTGCAGACGCGGGTCGAGGGCTGA
- a CDS encoding N-acetyltransferase translates to MITVLPVTDRRLTDLYIDLPFRLYRHDPLWVPPLRADMRKLMSPKKNPLFAEAAIEHFVALDSAGVAVGRISATIHHDYNRRFGEQHVFFGYFESENRQDVADALLAAVRAWALQRGKTSLIGPYSYTSTQDAALLLENCDGKPPTLLQTYNPPYYRTLLERAGFALDFTFSTFGMDSRPSERTERLRKLGQKLRERHRITVRSATKQDLKQNLEEVRQLFNSSFAGNYEVAPISAPVFGFQIDAVRPFVDLDGIRIIEVAGKPTAFFLILPDLNELLAKLKGSFGLLDLIRLPAYKRGIKKCVIALIGVDPELHGKGLGRVIAEEIIGYAAERFDETHTMWIDDRNPSSYVLAQNGGMRRTKRYGVFRKELTARPQAAAPAAVRFAAAANPMEVI, encoded by the coding sequence ATGATCACCGTCCTGCCGGTCACCGACCGTCGCCTGACCGACCTCTACATCGACCTGCCGTTCCGGCTGTACCGCCACGATCCGCTGTGGGTGCCGCCGCTGCGCGCCGACATGCGCAAGCTGATGTCGCCGAAGAAGAACCCGCTGTTCGCCGAGGCCGCCATCGAGCACTTCGTCGCGCTCGACTCGGCCGGCGTGGCGGTGGGCCGCATCAGCGCCACCATCCACCACGACTACAACCGCCGCTTCGGCGAGCAGCACGTGTTCTTCGGCTATTTCGAGAGCGAGAACCGCCAGGACGTGGCCGACGCGCTGCTGGCCGCCGTGCGCGCCTGGGCGCTGCAGCGCGGCAAGACCTCGCTGATCGGCCCCTACAGCTACACCTCGACCCAGGACGCGGCGCTGCTGCTGGAGAACTGCGACGGCAAGCCGCCGACGCTGCTGCAGACCTACAACCCGCCCTACTACCGCACCCTGCTGGAGCGGGCCGGCTTCGCGCTGGACTTCACCTTCAGCACCTTCGGCATGGACAGCCGGCCGAGCGAGCGCACCGAGCGCTTGCGCAAGCTCGGCCAGAAGCTGCGCGAGCGCCACCGCATCACCGTGCGCAGCGCCACCAAGCAGGATCTGAAGCAGAACCTCGAAGAAGTGCGCCAGCTGTTCAACAGCAGCTTCGCCGGCAACTACGAGGTGGCGCCGATCTCGGCGCCGGTGTTCGGCTTCCAGATCGACGCGGTGCGGCCCTTCGTCGACCTCGACGGCATCCGCATCATCGAGGTGGCCGGCAAGCCGACCGCCTTCTTCCTGATCCTGCCCGACCTCAACGAGCTCCTGGCCAAGCTCAAGGGCTCGTTCGGCCTCTTGGACCTGATCCGGCTGCCGGCCTACAAGCGCGGCATCAAGAAGTGCGTGATCGCGCTGATCGGGGTCGACCCCGAGCTGCACGGCAAGGGCCTGGGCCGGGTGATCGCCGAGGAGATCATCGGCTACGCCGCCGAGCGCTTCGACGAGACCCACACCATGTGGATCGACGACCGCAACCCGTCGAGCTACGTGCTGGCCCAGAACGGCGGCATGCGGCGGACCAAGCGCTACGGCGTGTTCCGCAAGGAATTGACGGCCCGGCCGCAAGCGGCCGCACCGGCGGCGGTCCGCTTCGCGGCCGCGGCGAACCCAATGGAAGTGATTTGA
- a CDS encoding SRPBCC family protein, which produces MAAVMEKTVLIHGRSPQEVLDFCLDGANFPLIFPEPIRPIGKVDPTRLQIAAGREFDFLHWMLYCIPCRWRVRIAEVRPNELFVDQMLRGPMKRFRHEHIVRPDPRGTLYTDRVSYEAYGGRLAEKLFVNGYMDRLFRARHRNMRRLLETAA; this is translated from the coding sequence ATGGCCGCCGTGATGGAAAAGACCGTGCTGATCCACGGCCGCAGCCCGCAGGAGGTGCTGGACTTCTGCCTCGACGGCGCCAACTTCCCGCTGATCTTCCCCGAGCCGATCCGCCCGATCGGCAAGGTCGACCCGACCCGGTTGCAGATCGCCGCCGGCCGCGAGTTCGATTTCCTGCACTGGATGCTGTACTGCATCCCGTGCAGGTGGCGGGTGCGCATCGCCGAGGTGCGGCCCAACGAGCTGTTCGTCGACCAGATGCTGCGCGGCCCGATGAAGCGCTTCCGCCACGAGCACATCGTGCGGCCCGATCCGCGCGGCACGCTGTACACCGACCGCGTCAGCTACGAGGCCTACGGCGGCCGGCTGGCCGAGAAGCTGTTCGTGAACGGCTACATGGACCGGCTGTTCAGGGCCCGCCACCGCAATATGCGCCGCCTGCTGGAGACCGCCGCATGA